The sequence ACATCTTGTAATTACCACAGGAAGTCCGTAAGTATGATGAAATGCGAGAGCCATCATATCCGCAGCGGCTTTACTCGACGAGTACGGACTGTTGGGCGACAGAGGCGTCGATTCGGTAAACAATCCCTCGGGTCCCAGACTGCCGTAAACTTCGTCCGTCGAGACCTGCAAAAATTTTTCCGCTCCGTGCCGCCGCGCCGCTTCGAGCAATACGTTCGCGCCAATAACGTTTGTTCTGAAAAAAACTTCCGAACCCAGTATGCTTCTGTCGACGTGCGATTCGGCGGCAAAATTGATAACATACTTTATATTGTATTTGGCAAACAGATAATCGACCAGTTCCCTGTTAGCGATATCGCCTTTAACGAATGAATAATTCTTATAGCTTTCTACCGGTTTCAGATTTTCCAGATTGCCGGCATAAGTCAATTTATCGAGATTTACGACGAACCAGTCGTCGTGTTGCGGCAGCAGGTTGTTGATGAAATTGCTTCCGATAAATCCCGCGCCGCCCGTAATAAGAATTGATTTTTGACTCATAATTTTACCCTCTCAATAAGAAAAAAAGCCGAGATAAATTCCCGTTTGAATAAAGAATGTGTTTGAATTTAAGTCCGAAGGCGCGCCTTCGATTTTTTTTCCGTTGTTAATTTCCCAATCGCCTCCGAAAGTAAAGGAATATCCCCCGCCTATTCTGAAGGCAATAAACCGATTGAGAGGAATATCGAAATTGACTGTGGGGGCAAACAGATAAGAAGTTTTGGTCAATTTATCGCTTACCTCGCGAGTCATGACATTGCTTGAGGTTTTTTGCCACAAATTTTCCCACGTATAATTCATGCTCGACTGGTAAATTTCTATTTCACTCGACGCTATTCCGATAATACCTCCGAAAGAAACAGCAACCCGGTGAATTGAGGGAAGCGTATATTCAACCGTCAATCCTCCCAAGCCGTAGCCGTATTTAACTTCCTTATCGAATTCGCCTACTCTTCCGGAAGAGCTGATAGATCCGCTCAGTCCGATACCGCCGATTCGCAGATTTTCGACAAACATAATATAAGCATAGCCGCTTCCGCCCCAGGCAATCATTCCGTTTTCGGATAAGCCGCTCAATCCGGCGTTCTTTATTTGTTCGTTAACGGGATCGACGTTGGGGAATAAATAGACCGGATTAACGCCGCCGGCTAATCCGAAACGGGCGACCCATCCTACCTCGGCATTCTCCTGGGCATATATTACGGAGATCGACACAATCATTAAAACCAATAGTCTTTTCATATTATTCTTTCCGAATTGTTTGTGGCAAAATAAGAAATTATCGAATAAACTTAAAAGCGGCGGGATACTAATATTTTTTACGGCTATGGATTGATACAGAATTTATTAATAGCCGGCGGTAATATTATTGAATAATATAAGATGATTTTTATAAATACATTATATAAAAAAGGCCGGACTGATTTTAATAGATTCTCTCGTCACCACAACAAGGATAATCAAATCCGGCCCGTTTTTATTTTAGTCCATTATTTTTCTTAAGAACGAAGACGAGTCTTCATCGTCGTTGCTATTGTTATCTTTGTAGTCGTTTTTGTTTTTTGTTTTGAATCCGGATTGAATTTCTTCCATTTCCGTTTCGGGAAAGAGTTTCATATCTCCGCGGACACGGGAAATTGTCGGTATGTTCAGATCCTGCTCGTCAATATTTGTTTCGTTCAAAATTATTTTTTCTTTTGAAAATCCGCCGAACGAAGGCACGGACTTTTTGTCTTTGCCCGAGCTTTTACCTTCCTTTCTAAAACTGCCAATCCCGTTAGTATCGAGGTCGTCGCCGAAGCCGGTGGCAATAACCGTATATGAAATATAGTCGTTCATATCTTCTTTGTTGACAATGCCGAAAATTACGTTGGCTTCTTCGCCGGCTGCTTCGAAGATAATATTATTTCCGGCTTCGACTTCCTGCATTGTCATATTCGACGAGCCCGACACATTAAGCAGAATATTTTTTGCGCCTTTTATGGAAACGCCTTCCAGGAGCGGCGACGAAATTGCTTTTTGAGCCGCTTCGACCGCGCGATTTTCGCCGCTTGCAATTCCGCATCCCATCAATGCATGACCGCTGTCGCGCATAACGGTTCTTACGTCGGCAAAGTCGACATTGATAATTCCGGTCATTGTAATAATGTCGGCAATGCCGCGCGTGGCTTCGTAGAGAATTTCATTGGGTTTATCGAACGCGGCGCGAGCCGCTGTGGCTGTGTCGATAATACTGAGTATTCTGCTATTGGGAATAACAATGAGACTGTCAACGTATTGTTTCAATTCTTTAATGCCTTCTTCGGCGTTTTTCATCCTCTTTTTGCCTTCCCAGCTGAAAGGTTTCGTTACAATGCCAACGACGAGAGCGCCGAGACTTTTGGCTATCGAAGCCACAATGGGAGCTCCGCCTGTGCCTGTGCCGCCGCCCATTCCCGCCGTTACGAATACCATATCGCTTCCGTCGAGAATGCGCGTAATTTTTTCCCGATCTTCTTCGGCGGCTTTTTTGCCAACGTTGGGATCGGCTCCGGCGCCGAGTCCGCGCGTTACGTTTGTGCCGATTTGAATTTTATGATGAGCGGAACTGTTCTGAAGAACCTGAGCGTCGGTATTAATTGCCACGAATTCGACTCCGGTCAAACCGCGGTGAATCATACTGTCGATTGCATTGCAGCCGCCGCCGCCGATTCCGACTACTTTCAGAACAGCCGATAAATTCTGTGTATCTTCCCTGTCGAGAGTTACAAATTTGAGTCTTTCTTTTCTTCCGTCGGTATAGTCAGTCATATTTCCTCCTTGTTGTGGTAGATTTATAAATTCTCAAAAAACTCTTGTATTTTTTTGAACAGATTTATTTTAATCGGTTTCTTTTCTTTTTTAATATCTTTTGCGTCGGAAAATTCGGTAACCGATTTGCCCGGCATTCCTTTAATTAATCCCGCCGCAGTTGCAAATTCGGGGCTTTCGATTTCACCGGAGAGTCCCGTGCCCAATTCGAGCGGCACTCCGATTCTGGCGGGCAGCCCGAAAACTTCTTCAGCCAGTTCAGTGCATCCTCTCAAAAGCGAACCTCCGCCTGTAAGCACGACGCCCGCCTTAATTTTATTTTTCAATCCAGCCTGGCGCAATTCATTATCGATAAGCATAAAAAGTTCGCGCATTCTTACGCTTATTATTTGGGTCAACAGCGTCAAAGGAATTTTAATATTGCCCCGCGCTCCTACGCCTTTTATATAAATATCCTCGTCTTTAATAATTGCGCTTTCCAGGGCATAGCCGTATTCTTTTTTCAATTTTTCGGCGTCGGCAGTAACAATGCCGAGAGTTTCCCGAATGTCGTTGGTAACCTGGTTGCCCGCCACTCCGATTACTTTCGTATGTTTTATCGATTTGTGATGAAAAACTGCGATGTCGGTTGTGCCGCCGCCGATATCGATTAACAGAACGCCGAGGTCTTTTTCGTTTTCCTCCAGCACCGACAAACTCGAAGCAATCGGCTGAAGAATCAGTTCTTTAATCTTATAACCGGCTCGTTCTACCGATTTTTTAATGTTTTGAATAGCCGGTACCGAAGCCAAGACCACATGATTAACCGCTTCGAGCCTCGCGCCGCACATTCCGATCGGGTCTTCGATGCCTCCCTGATAGTCGACAAAAAATTCTTCCGGTATAATGTGAAGTATTTGTCTGTCGGACGGAATTCTTATTGTATGTACGTCCGACTTGAGACGGTTCAGGTCTTCTTCGGTAATTTCCCTTTCGGGATTGTTGATCGTTACATAGTTTCGGTGTCTCAGACTCGTCACATGCTCGCCTGCGACGCCCACATTAATTTCTTCGACGCTCAAACCGGCTCTGTTTATTGCGATGTTCATTGCCTCGCTTATTGCCTCGGCAGTCTTGGATATATTCGCAACGAGACCGCGATTCAATCCTTCCGAGGGAGCCACGCCGAATCCTAGTATGTTAATATTGTCCTCCGCGTGTTCGGCAATTACTGCGCAAACTTTCGTAGTCCCCAGATCGAGTCCGGCTATAATATTTCTTTTCATGTTTGATCTTCTCCCGATATTAAACTATCTGCGGCAAAGCCGAAATAAATATGTTTGTTATACCTCAAATCGACATACTCAATTAAATTATTAGCTTCTTTCCCTTTCAGATAATTCCAAAGCGCATTGAAATAAACTATTTTTCTCGCTTCGTCGCGCCTGCCAAAAACGACAGGATAATCGAACAGAGAAAAAGTCATTACCACATCTCCCCCGTTTCTCATATCGATAACCGAAATGTTGCTGTATAACTCGGGGTTGACGAGTTTTATCCCGCTCAAAATTTTTGAGGCGGTCGCTATGTCGTTATTTTTCTTCAAACTTATAAACGGTTTAATTTCTCCATCCAGATAAGGATTTGTAATAACAGGATAATCGACGCGTTCCGTTCCTTCCAATAACGGCACCGGTTCAAGATTGTCGGTAATCAGGAAATGCTTTTGATTATCGATTAATACGGCGTCGAATTTTTTTTCATGCAGTATAACCGTAACTTTCCCGTTATTTGCAAAACTTACATCCGCATATTTTACGTATGGATGCTTTTCCATCCGGTCTTTGATAACCTGCAGAGTCAGTTTTCCGTAATTTTTTCTCTCCAGCAAATTTGCAAAGTCCAAGTACTTTTCTTTTGAAAGATGATTGTTGCCTTCCAGCGTAATCAAATCAATTTTGTAATTTTCTTTTTCTAGAGTAGCCGCGAAATATCCGATAATCGAAATCAGCAGCGCCAAGAATACTATACCCGCTATGTATCCTTTGTTTTTCATTTATTTTCAGATTTTAAGTAGTCGACAAACTTTTCTCCGTATTTCCAGATGTCGCCCGCGCCGAGTGTAATTATTATGTCGCCTTTTTTATAAATCGATTTGAGCAGTTCGGGTATCTTATTTTTATCGGGTTCGTAAATCACGTTTTTATGGCCGAATTTTTTGGCTGCCTCGGCAATCATCTGTCCGGAGACTCCTTCGATCGGTTTTTCTCTTGCCGGGTAAACGTCGGTGCAAATAAAAACGTCGGAATTAAGAAACGAGCGTCCGAATTCCAGATAAAAATCGCGCGTTCTCGAATAAAGGTGCGGCTGAAACACTGCTATCAGTCTTCTTTTCCAACCTTTGCGGATGCCGTCCAGAGTTACGTTTATTTCCGTCGGATGATGTCCGTAATCGTCTATAACCATAACATCGTTGTCGTACTTTTTCTCGAAGCGGCGGTATACACCTGTAAACTCGCCCAGAGCTTTTTTAATCGTATCAAACGGCACTCCGAGTTCCTTTGCAATCGTAACTGCCACAAGCGAATTTTTTATGTTGTGGACGCCCGGCACGTTAAGTTTAATCCTTCCGAGTATTTCTTCTTTATAAACGACCGTATATTCTGACGAATTTTCTTTATGAGTAATATCGACCGCTTGCACGTCGGCTTGAGGCGAGAGTCCGTACGTAAAAATTTTCTTTTTAATCAAAGGTATAATGTCCTGCAGCGCCGGTTCGTCGAGGCAAAGCACGACAAAGCCGAAGAACGGCACTTTGTTGGCAAATTCTACAAACGCC comes from Melioribacter roseus P3M-2 and encodes:
- the rfbB gene encoding dTDP-glucose 4,6-dehydratase, whose protein sequence is MSQKSILITGGAGFIGSNFINNLLPQHDDWFVVNLDKLTYAGNLENLKPVESYKNYSFVKGDIANRELVDYLFAKYNIKYVINFAAESHVDRSILGSEVFFRTNVIGANVLLEAARRHGAEKFLQVSTDEVYGSLGPEGLFTESTPLSPNSPYSSSKAAADMMALAFHHTYGLPVVITRCSNNYGPYQFPEKLIPLMIINALNNKKLPVYGDGLNVRDWIHVADHNRAVELVFEKGKPGEVYNIGASREMKNIEIVKLILKKLNKSEDLIEYVKDRPGHDRRYAIDSSKIQNELGWKPEIEFETALDNTIDWYVENKSWWERVISGEYQKYYKTQYGSD
- the ftsZ gene encoding cell division protein FtsZ, with amino-acid sequence MTDYTDGRKERLKFVTLDREDTQNLSAVLKVVGIGGGGCNAIDSMIHRGLTGVEFVAINTDAQVLQNSSAHHKIQIGTNVTRGLGAGADPNVGKKAAEEDREKITRILDGSDMVFVTAGMGGGTGTGGAPIVASIAKSLGALVVGIVTKPFSWEGKKRMKNAEEGIKELKQYVDSLIVIPNSRILSIIDTATAARAAFDKPNEILYEATRGIADIITMTGIINVDFADVRTVMRDSGHALMGCGIASGENRAVEAAQKAISSPLLEGVSIKGAKNILLNVSGSSNMTMQEVEAGNNIIFEAAGEEANVIFGIVNKEDMNDYISYTVIATGFGDDLDTNGIGSFRKEGKSSGKDKKSVPSFGGFSKEKIILNETNIDEQDLNIPTISRVRGDMKLFPETEMEEIQSGFKTKNKNDYKDNNSNDDEDSSSFLRKIMD
- the ftsA gene encoding cell division protein FtsA, with the translated sequence MKRNIIAGLDLGTTKVCAVIAEHAEDNINILGFGVAPSEGLNRGLVANISKTAEAISEAMNIAINRAGLSVEEINVGVAGEHVTSLRHRNYVTINNPEREITEEDLNRLKSDVHTIRIPSDRQILHIIPEEFFVDYQGGIEDPIGMCGARLEAVNHVVLASVPAIQNIKKSVERAGYKIKELILQPIASSLSVLEENEKDLGVLLIDIGGGTTDIAVFHHKSIKHTKVIGVAGNQVTNDIRETLGIVTADAEKLKKEYGYALESAIIKDEDIYIKGVGARGNIKIPLTLLTQIISVRMRELFMLIDNELRQAGLKNKIKAGVVLTGGGSLLRGCTELAEEVFGLPARIGVPLELGTGLSGEIESPEFATAAGLIKGMPGKSVTEFSDAKDIKKEKKPIKINLFKKIQEFFENL
- a CDS encoding cell division protein FtsQ/DivIB, which codes for MKNKGYIAGIVFLALLISIIGYFAATLEKENYKIDLITLEGNNHLSKEKYLDFANLLERKNYGKLTLQVIKDRMEKHPYVKYADVSFANNGKVTVILHEKKFDAVLIDNQKHFLITDNLEPVPLLEGTERVDYPVITNPYLDGEIKPFISLKKNNDIATASKILSGIKLVNPELYSNISVIDMRNGGDVVMTFSLFDYPVVFGRRDEARKIVYFNALWNYLKGKEANNLIEYVDLRYNKHIYFGFAADSLISGEDQT
- the murC gene encoding UDP-N-acetylmuramate--L-alanine ligase translates to MMKTVKNVHFVGIGGIGMSGIAEILLNQGFNITGSDLNKTEITDRLESLGIKIYEGHDPANIEGADVVVYSSAVNKDNPEVSAAIEKKIPVIKRSEMLAECMRMKYGIGIAGTHGKTTTTSMVGLVLTEAGIDPTIIVGGKLSGLGGTNARLGNGDYIVVEADEFDRTFLMLTPVIAAITTLEKEHLDTYKDLDDIKSAFVEFANKVPFFGFVVLCLDEPALQDIIPLIKKKIFTYGLSPQADVQAVDITHKENSSEYTVVYKEEILGRIKLNVPGVHNIKNSLVAVTIAKELGVPFDTIKKALGEFTGVYRRFEKKYDNDVMVIDDYGHHPTEINVTLDGIRKGWKRRLIAVFQPHLYSRTRDFYLEFGRSFLNSDVFICTDVYPAREKPIEGVSGQMIAEAAKKFGHKNVIYEPDKNKIPELLKSIYKKGDIIITLGAGDIWKYGEKFVDYLKSENK